Proteins encoded together in one Kutzneria kofuensis window:
- a CDS encoding SDR family NAD(P)-dependent oxidoreductase, with product MIHDQLRAEARCEQPEADADEHVYAAEPIQLDVTDPASVTAAAAEISDVTVVINNAGAANRSSLLADDLTDARALFETNFWGALTVTNAFAPALRANRGTVLNVLSVLSWLAIGDAYSATKAALWSATNTQRIKLAPDGVHVAALHLGYADTPMARDVDAPKLAADDVVRAAYDGIETGELEILADEISRQVKAGLAGPIEGLYPQLDRAST from the coding sequence GTGATCCACGATCAGCTCCGCGCCGAAGCCCGGTGCGAGCAGCCCGAAGCCGATGCCGACGAGCACGTGTACGCCGCAGAACCGATCCAGCTCGACGTCACCGATCCTGCCTCGGTCACCGCGGCCGCTGCCGAAATCTCCGATGTCACTGTCGTCATCAACAACGCTGGCGCGGCCAACCGCTCCAGCCTGCTCGCTGACGACCTCACTGACGCGCGTGCTCTCTTCGAGACGAACTTCTGGGGCGCGCTCACCGTGACCAACGCATTCGCACCCGCGCTGCGGGCCAACCGCGGGACCGTGCTCAACGTGCTCTCCGTGCTCAGTTGGCTGGCGATCGGTGACGCCTACAGTGCTACGAAGGCCGCGCTCTGGTCGGCCACCAACACCCAACGGATCAAGCTCGCGCCCGACGGCGTGCACGTCGCGGCGCTCCACCTCGGCTACGCCGACACGCCGATGGCCCGTGACGTCGACGCCCCGAAGCTCGCCGCGGACGATGTCGTCCGCGCAGCCTACGACGGCATCGAAACCGGTGAGCTCGAGATCCTCGCCGACGAGATCAGCCGCCAGGTCAAGGCCGGCCTCGCCGGCCCCATCGAAGGCCTTTACCCACAGCTGGACCGAGCCAGCACGTGA
- a CDS encoding Type 1 glutamine amidotransferase-like domain-containing protein: MLGEGSFDAGVWPTPWQNYDDSQLGLLVVRHIRLPHANLEAPVKLLLTSGGVTNPSIHSALVELLGKPISECHALCVPTAQWGHPMCGPTSVRGFVAAEPVWQHFSGLGWASLGVLELTALPTIGTERWVPWVREADVLLVDGGDATYLCHWMRESGLADLLLSLPDLVWVGVSAGSMVMTPRIGAYFVEWPAAPDDRTLGVVDFSIFPHLNAFPTNTPADAERWAADIGVPAYAIDEQTAIKVIDGSVEVVSEGQWTKFGS; the protein is encoded by the coding sequence ATGCTCGGCGAGGGCTCGTTCGACGCAGGGGTGTGGCCGACACCGTGGCAAAACTACGATGATTCCCAGCTCGGTCTCTTGGTCGTCAGGCACATCCGCCTTCCGCACGCGAATTTGGAGGCACCTGTGAAGCTCCTGCTTACGTCAGGTGGAGTCACGAACCCGAGCATCCACTCGGCGCTCGTGGAGCTTCTGGGTAAGCCGATCTCCGAATGCCACGCCCTCTGCGTCCCGACAGCACAGTGGGGCCACCCGATGTGCGGTCCGACATCGGTGCGGGGATTCGTAGCCGCCGAGCCCGTGTGGCAGCACTTCTCGGGCCTGGGCTGGGCGTCGCTCGGTGTCCTCGAGCTCACCGCACTTCCCACCATAGGCACGGAGCGCTGGGTTCCCTGGGTCCGGGAGGCGGACGTGCTCCTGGTCGACGGCGGCGACGCGACGTACCTGTGCCACTGGATGCGGGAGTCCGGGCTGGCCGATCTGCTGCTTTCGCTGCCCGACTTGGTCTGGGTGGGAGTGAGTGCCGGAAGCATGGTGATGACGCCCCGGATCGGAGCGTACTTCGTGGAGTGGCCGGCCGCGCCGGACGACCGCACCCTGGGAGTCGTCGACTTCTCGATCTTCCCGCACCTGAACGCTTTCCCGACGAACACACCGGCTGACGCAGAGCGGTGGGCGGCCGACATCGGCGTCCCGGCCTACGCCATCGACGAACAGACGGCCATCAAGGTCATCGACGGCTCCGTCGAGGTGGTCTCCGAAGGGCAGTGGACGAAGTTCGGGTCATAG
- a CDS encoding HhH-GPD-type base excision DNA repair protein codes for MTRKLCLAQEPEADALLARDYLALLFGMLLDQQVPMEKAFKGPKLILDRMGVFDVHRVAEADPEEFAALVSTPPAIHRFPGSMAKRLQTLAQFLVEHYDGKVESIWKQGKPDGAEVLKRLTALPGFGDQKARIFLALLGKQMGVKPVGWREAAGAYGEEGSRRSVADVVDAKSLGEVRAFKKAAKAAAKG; via the coding sequence GTGACTCGCAAGTTGTGTCTCGCCCAGGAACCCGAGGCTGACGCCCTGCTCGCCCGCGACTACCTCGCGCTCTTGTTCGGCATGCTACTTGATCAACAGGTGCCGATGGAGAAGGCGTTCAAGGGGCCGAAGCTGATCCTGGACCGGATGGGCGTGTTCGACGTTCACCGGGTCGCCGAGGCCGATCCGGAGGAGTTCGCCGCGCTGGTGTCGACCCCGCCGGCCATCCACCGTTTCCCCGGCTCCATGGCCAAGCGCCTTCAGACCCTGGCCCAGTTCCTGGTCGAGCACTACGACGGCAAGGTGGAGTCGATCTGGAAGCAGGGCAAGCCGGACGGCGCGGAGGTGCTGAAGCGGCTGACGGCGTTGCCCGGCTTCGGTGACCAGAAGGCGCGGATCTTCTTGGCGTTGCTGGGAAAGCAGATGGGTGTGAAGCCCGTGGGTTGGCGCGAGGCCGCTGGTGCGTACGGCGAGGAGGGTTCTCGTCGGAGCGTGGCGGATGTGGTGGACGCGAAGTCGCTGGGCGAGGTGCGGGCGTTCAAGAAGGCGGCGAAGGCAGCGGCCAAGGGCTAG
- a CDS encoding SDR family NAD(P)-dependent oxidoreductase codes for MSFTGKVAIVTGAGSGMGRATAVLLAGRGAAVTVVGRRANKLDEVVEEIEKAGGRALAVSADVGDAADVERAVAETVSHFGALHYAVNNAGVAGRQIPTGELPLEEWQRVRSINLDGLFYGLRYEIPAMLASGGGAIVNISSVFADLGGPAVQYSTAKHGIRGLTRTAAKEYGSRGIRVNELQPGIIESEMTEADPAGTRRVAERGVPLGRIGTGEEIAAAVAFLLSDEASYITGAHLAVDGGFLA; via the coding sequence ATGAGTTTCACGGGCAAGGTCGCGATCGTGACCGGCGCCGGCAGCGGGATGGGCCGGGCGACGGCGGTGCTACTGGCCGGGCGCGGCGCCGCGGTCACGGTCGTCGGCCGGCGGGCCAACAAGCTCGACGAGGTCGTCGAGGAGATCGAGAAGGCGGGCGGACGGGCGCTGGCCGTCTCCGCCGACGTCGGCGACGCCGCCGACGTCGAACGGGCCGTCGCCGAGACGGTCTCGCACTTCGGCGCGCTGCACTACGCCGTCAACAATGCCGGCGTGGCCGGCCGGCAGATCCCGACCGGGGAGCTGCCGCTGGAGGAGTGGCAGCGGGTGCGGAGCATCAACCTCGACGGCCTGTTCTACGGCCTGCGGTACGAGATCCCGGCGATGCTGGCCAGCGGCGGCGGCGCGATCGTCAACATTTCCAGCGTTTTCGCCGACCTCGGCGGGCCGGCCGTGCAGTATTCGACCGCCAAGCACGGGATCCGCGGCCTCACCCGCACCGCCGCGAAGGAGTACGGGTCGCGCGGCATCCGCGTCAACGAGCTGCAGCCGGGCATCATCGAGTCGGAGATGACCGAGGCCGACCCGGCCGGAACGCGGCGCGTCGCCGAGCGTGGCGTGCCGCTCGGCCGGATCGGCACCGGCGAGGAGATCGCCGCCGCGGTGGCGTTTCTGCTCTCGGACGAGGCGTCCTACATCACCGGCGCCCACCTCGCCGTCGACGGCGGCTTCCTCGCCTGA